From the Musa acuminata AAA Group cultivar baxijiao chromosome BXJ1-2, Cavendish_Baxijiao_AAA, whole genome shotgun sequence genome, one window contains:
- the LOC103975963 gene encoding uncharacterized protein LOC103975963 isoform X1 — protein sequence MAGDVEKMIAVGIVWGATNAVMRRGALVWDRKLQLRSRTPGHRPRGRLLGHVLRWIDLLLTWQYSVPFLINLSASAAFFHMLGGAPISVAVPVTNATTFAATAVAAMILGEEMRVGLTFFGTSGADGSCSTSETSHHSWKTNLSSWLPCCRRTKTVSVGWPVLALGSSYALLATMMTSTKRQDGANGPVRLQHHRHRRTPASSASSCFGSLHSRSPPRPPARTRFEGRATTLGESVVRRGRERGNHDPTETSIRAHHPS from the exons ATGGCCGGGGACGTGGAGAAGATGATCGCCGTAGGGATCGTGTGGGGTGCTACCAACGCCGTCATGCGCCGCGGGGCTCTCGTCTGGGACCGGAAGCTCCAGCTTCGATCGCGCACGCCGGGCCACCGCCCCCGCGGCCGCCTCCTCGGCCACGTCCTCAGGTGGATCGACCTCCTCCTGACGTGGCAGTACTCCGTCCCTTTCCTGATCAACCTGTCCGCCTCCGCCGCTTTCTTCCACATGCTGGGCGGCGCCCCCATCTCCGTCGCCGTGCCGGTGACCAACGCCACCACGTTCGCCGCCACAGCCGTCGCGGCGATGATCCTCGGCGAGGAGATGCGCGTTGGTCTCACCTTCTTCG GGACCTCTGGTGCCGACGGCTCTTGCTCCACCAGTGAGACATCACATCACAGCTGGAAGACAAACCTCTCCTCTTGGCTTCCATGCTGTCGCCGGACGAAGACCGTCTCAGTTGGGTGGCCAGTGCTGGCACTCGGATCGAGCTATGCCTTGTTGGCCACAATGATGACAAGTACCAAACGACAAGATGGTGCAAATGGACCAGTGCGACTCCAACACCACCGCCACCGTCGCACGCCTGCATCATCCGCATCGTCGTGTTTCGGAAGCCTCCACAGTCGCTCGCCGCCTCGGCCTCCCGCTCGCACCCGCTTCGAGGGCCGCGCAACGACGCTGGGCGAGTCGGTGGTACGCAGGGGAAGAGAGAGGGGGAATCATGATCCGACAGAGACATCGATCCGTGCACATCACCCGAGTTGA
- the LOC135601649 gene encoding auxin-responsive protein IAA17-like, which translates to MTPPPSEQDYIRLSDGLSSAGALNLKDTELRLGLPGSESPERVDVRGGVDGGLKLRLPKGFVSGTKRAFSDAMDGAELPGVDGSEVTPEGGEASFSERRENSGGKEEDGDGEAKAAAPWAAKAQVIGWPPIRSYRRNTMTSNPWRNKEEETKGSQGGECLYIKVSMDGAPYLRKVDLKTYSTYADLSLALGKMFTCFTLGQCGGTHGMGGREETKTEGGGAIDLLRGSEFVLTYEDKDGDWMLVGDVPWNMFTDSCRRLRIMRGSDAIGMAPRVMEKSKSRNQ; encoded by the exons ATGACACCGCCGCCATCGGAGCAGGACTACATACGCCTCTCCGACGGGCTCTCCTCCGCCGGGGCGCTCAACCTGAAGGACACCGAGCTCCGGCTGGGGCTACCGGGGTCGGAGTCCCCCGAGAGGGTCGATGTAAGAGGCGGGGTCGACGGCGGCCTGAAGCTGAGGCTCCCCAAGGGCTTCGTCTCCGGCACGAAGAGGGCGTTCTCGGACGCCATGGACGGGGCGGAGCTCCCCGGGGTGGATGGATCCGAGGTGACACCCGAGGGAGGCGAGGCTTCCTTCTCGGAGAGAAGGGAGAACAGCGGTGGAAAGGAGGAGGATGGCGATGGAGAGGCAAAGGCGGCGGCACCTTGGGCGGCGAA GGCACAAGTCATTGGGTGGCCACCTATCCGGAGCTACAGAAGGAATACAATGACCTCAAACCCATGGAGGAACAAAGAGGAGGAGACCAAAGGGAGCCAAGGAGGGGAGTGCCTCTATATCAAGGTCAGCATGGATGGAGCTCCCTATCTCAGAAAGGTCGACCTCAAGACGTACTCCACCTACGCGGATCTCTCACTGGCACTCGGGAAGATGTTTACTTGCTTTACCCTCG GTCAGTGTGGTGGTACTCATGGGATGGGTGGCAGAGAGGAGACGAAGACTGAGGGTGGTGGAGCGATCGACCTTCTTCGAGGGTCTGAGTTTGTTCTTACCTACGAGGACAAGGATGGTGACTGGATGCTTGTTGGTGATGTTCCCTGGAA CATGTTTACTGATTCTTGTAGGAGATTGAGGATCATGAGAGGTTCAGACGCAATTGGGATGG CACCAAGGGTGATGGAGAAGTCCAAGAGCCGGAACCAGTAG
- the LOC103975963 gene encoding uncharacterized protein LOC103975963 isoform X3 — MAGDVEKMIAVGIVWGATNAVMRRGALVWDRKLQLRSRTPGHRPRGRLLGHVLRWIDLLLTWQYSVPFLINLSASAAFFHMLGGAPISVAVPVTNATTFAATAVAAMILGEEMRVGLTFFGHSQTQI, encoded by the exons ATGGCCGGGGACGTGGAGAAGATGATCGCCGTAGGGATCGTGTGGGGTGCTACCAACGCCGTCATGCGCCGCGGGGCTCTCGTCTGGGACCGGAAGCTCCAGCTTCGATCGCGCACGCCGGGCCACCGCCCCCGCGGCCGCCTCCTCGGCCACGTCCTCAGGTGGATCGACCTCCTCCTGACGTGGCAGTACTCCGTCCCTTTCCTGATCAACCTGTCCGCCTCCGCCGCTTTCTTCCACATGCTGGGCGGCGCCCCCATCTCCGTCGCCGTGCCGGTGACCAACGCCACCACGTTCGCCGCCACAGCCGTCGCGGCGATGATCCTCGGCGAGGAGATGCGCGTTGGTCTCACCTTCTTCG GTCATTCACAAACACAAATTTGA
- the LOC103975963 gene encoding uncharacterized protein LOC103975963 isoform X2 has product MAGDVEKMIAVGIVWGATNAVMRRGALVWDRKLQLRSRTPGHRPRGRLLGHVLRWIDLLLTWQYSVPFLINLSASAAFFHMLGGAPISVAVPVTNATTFAATAVAAMILGEEMRVGLTFFGTALIVLGVWICIRSGD; this is encoded by the coding sequence ATGGCCGGGGACGTGGAGAAGATGATCGCCGTAGGGATCGTGTGGGGTGCTACCAACGCCGTCATGCGCCGCGGGGCTCTCGTCTGGGACCGGAAGCTCCAGCTTCGATCGCGCACGCCGGGCCACCGCCCCCGCGGCCGCCTCCTCGGCCACGTCCTCAGGTGGATCGACCTCCTCCTGACGTGGCAGTACTCCGTCCCTTTCCTGATCAACCTGTCCGCCTCCGCCGCTTTCTTCCACATGCTGGGCGGCGCCCCCATCTCCGTCGCCGTGCCGGTGACCAACGCCACCACGTTCGCCGCCACAGCCGTCGCGGCGATGATCCTCGGCGAGGAGATGCGCGTTGGTCTCACCTTCTTCGGTACGGCTCTGATCGTCTTGGGTGTTTGGATTTGCATTAGATCTGGAGATTGA